The genomic DNA AAGGGATGCCAACTTTTTTTGAATGTAAAGAATCAATTAAAATTTCTTTCCCGTAATGATCCACTAAATATTGGAAAAAAAGATTTAGGACTCCGTAATCTTGGGGTTTATTCTGCCATTCGGTAATGGAATCTGAAGGATTTTTTAAAAACCTTTCCACTCTTTTTTGAAGATTACTTCCTTCATAAATATCATCGTAACCGAGTAAAGTAATAGCTGTTTCTGATCGAGCCTCATTTAACCAGACTTCCTCCACTATTCCTTGTTCTCTTTCTTGTTGATTGAAAGTAATTAAATGTTGAAATTCGTGGGCAAGAAAGCTTTTAGCCAAGAGGTTGGTAATATAATTAGCATTTAAATAAACCATCTCTCTTTCATTTGAATTTGAAACCTGTAAACGAGAGTATTCATCGCCACTTTTAAAATATCCGCCAACCTCTTCCCTCATTGGATGGATTAAGATAGTAATTCTTTCCTCTCCATCGATTCCTGGTTTCCATTCCTGGCCAAAAGTAGAAGTTAAAAAGGGATAAATTTTATTTTTAAATTCCTCACCTAAAGAACTCAAAGTTTGATAAACTTCATTTTGAGGACTAAAACTCCACCATTTTTCGTCAATGTAAAAATAAAGTTCAGGAGTAATTTTTACTAAGGTGGTAGAAAGTTGCGACCTCTCTGATAAATCATAAGAAGATTCAACATAAAATTCCTGACTCTCCCCTATTTGAGCCGCCTGAAAATAAAGAGGTATTACCAAAGATATCAATAGAACCCCAACAAAAATTTTGAATTTGGTTTTCTTAAACATTTTTAATTATTAAATTCTACCATAAAATTTTATTTGAATAAATACTAAAAAAGCCCAGCCGGGTTTTTAGTGTTTTATTATGGATTCTAGGTATGAATCCCCTGGGAAATATCCTATTTAAAAATAAGCTTGATTGTCTTCAAAATAATTTCTAAATCTAAAAAGAAAGAGCGATTTTTAATATAATAAAGATCGTACTGAAATTTTTCTTTAGCTTCTTCGACTGAAGTTGAGGGAGGAAAATTTAGTTGGGCCCAGCCAGTGAAGCCCGGCCTGATTATATAACGCAAAGAGTAAAAAGGAATTTCCCTTTCAAAAATTTTGGCTAATCTTATCCATTCAGGCCGCGGCCCAACAAAACTTATGTCTCCTTTTAAAATATTAAGAAATTGAGGGAGTTCGTCCAAATAAAATTTTCTCAAAATTTTACCCACCCTGATAATTTGATTGGGGTCTCTTTCTCGCCAGAGCTCTTTATCTTGATTTAAAGAAACTTTCATTGTTCGAAATTTGTATAAAGTAAAAATTTTTCTGTCTTTTCCTACTCTTTTTTGAAGGAAAAAAATGGGACCTGGAGAATCAAGTTTTATAGCTAAAGCAATAAAAGGTAAAAAAACTATGGTAATTAGAATTCCTAAAAAAGAAAAAACTATATCAAGGCTTCTTTTTAGGATTTCATCGATTTTTCTTTCTACTTGGGAAACATTTTCTAAAAACCAAAGCTCATCTGCAGTTTCAATTAAAACTTTTTTACTCAGATTCTCATAAAAATCAGCGAAATTAATAAAGTTTAATTTTAAAGGAATATTTGAGAAAATTTCCTTTACTAATTTTTCGTTTTTGTAAAAACTTGGAGTAAAAACTACTGTTTCAACTCTCTCTTTCTCTATAATTTTTTTTAGTTGAGATATATCGGAAGTAACTCCATACTTTGCTAAGTTAGAAATTATCGCCGATTCTTTCGAAGAAACAGTATTATAAATAAGAGACACTTCATGGTCTCCTTCTCGAAGAGAATTTGTTAATAGTTCAGAAAACTTCGGATTAAATTCAATAATCACTATTTTTTCTTTAAAACTAAGGAGTTTTAAAATCCAAATAAAAACAAATCGCCAGATCAAAAAAAGACAGGAGAAAAATAGAACATCTAAAAATAAAATTGTTTTTGGTGTAATGGCTAATTGAGGTTGGAGATAAAAATAAATTGTTCCTGTAGCTCCAGCAAAAAAGATAAAAATTATTAAATTTCTAAAGAAAGAATAAATTCTTTTCAGAAAAGAGATTTTATAAAAATCTAAAATGAAAAGAAATAAAAGCCAAAAAAAATAGAAAATCGAAAAATGAAAAACGAAAATTTTGGTTTGGGTGCCAGGCCAAAAAGAAAAGTCTTTATACCTTAGAGCTAATGTCAAAAAAAGGGCGAAATACATTAGTAAAATGTCGCCCAATATTAAACAAACTTCAAGGAAACTTCTTCTCCCTCGCATAAATTTATTCTTTTAGTTGGTATTTATTTTTCTCCCACCACTCTTTTCCAAAAACTGAAAATATCCCAAGGAAAATTCCTAAGGCTCCACCGAAAATCAAATTCAAAATTAGGTTCGGTTTTAGTGGTGAAACAATGGGTTCTGCTATTATTTTGGTTGATCGCAGATCGCCAATTTGCTTTTGAAGATTATAAATCTCTAACTGAAGACCTGCTATTTCTTGATCTTTGGAGATTAAAAAGGGAATATCTTTCTGCAATTTTCCAATGGTTTTTTCTAAAATATCTCTCTGGGAATCTATTTTCTCAGTATGATCGATTAAAACTGACTTATTTATACTTCCTAAAATCTTTTTAGTATCTTCTGGATCTGTTGAAACAGTCTCAATTTTTACTAAATTTGTATTTTTTGGATTATTAACTTCTATATCCGGATAATCTCCGTAAACACCAATCTTTATTTTTTCCATTATCTGAGAAGGGTCTTCCAATAGGTCTTTGTCGATTTTTCCGATTTCAATAGTCGTCTCAATTTTATAAGTCTTTGGTTGTAAAATAGTTAAAACTCCAGCTATTATCACCCCGAGTAAAAATAAACCCAAAATCAACCCCTTTCTTCTTGAAAACACCCTAATATATTCCATTAAATTTATTTCCTCTTCCATATTTTTGAAAACAAAATTATTTTAACCCTTTGTTTATTATAAACCTTCTATTTATTTTTATCAACTATCCCTCTAATAATTTCCTCATATTTTTTAGCTAATTTTTGGCGAGGAAAATTTTCTTTA from Patescibacteria group bacterium includes the following:
- a CDS encoding exopolysaccharide biosynthesis polyprenyl glycosylphosphotransferase, which translates into the protein MTLALRYKDFSFWPGTQTKIFVFHFSIFYFFWLLFLFILDFYKISFLKRIYSFFRNLIIFIFFAGATGTIYFYLQPQLAITPKTILFLDVLFFSCLFLIWRFVFIWILKLLSFKEKIVIIEFNPKFSELLTNSLREGDHEVSLIYNTVSSKESAIISNLAKYGVTSDISQLKKIIEKERVETVVFTPSFYKNEKLVKEIFSNIPLKLNFINFADFYENLSKKVLIETADELWFLENVSQVERKIDEILKRSLDIVFSFLGILITIVFLPFIALAIKLDSPGPIFFLQKRVGKDRKIFTLYKFRTMKVSLNQDKELWRERDPNQIIRVGKILRKFYLDELPQFLNILKGDISFVGPRPEWIRLAKIFEREIPFYSLRYIIRPGFTGWAQLNFPPSTSVEEAKEKFQYDLYYIKNRSFFLDLEIILKTIKLIFK